One window of Neochlamydia sp. AcF84 genomic DNA carries:
- the leuS gene encoding leucine--tRNA ligase, producing MKYDHKKIEAKWQKFWSDNKTFKAEIDPSKPKYYILDMFPYPSGAGLHVGHLIGYTATDILARYKRQKGYNVLHPMGWDSFGLPAEQYAIRTGTHPAETTKYNVLNFKRQLSRVGYSYDWDREISTSDPSYFKWTQWIFTLLYERGLAYEAEMMVNYCPALGTVLANEEIENGFSKEGGHPVERRPLRQWILKITAYAERLIKDLELVDWPESLKKLQINWIGKSEGASIRFPIKNSDCCLEVYTTRPETLFGVTYLVLAPEHPLVSKITSKTQQACTAEYQKTAASKTDLERTDLNKNKSGVFTGAYAINPANGKDIPVWISDYVIPGYGTGAIMSVPAHDERDFEFAKKFDLPLVYVYNVHPEDSMAYQAVTEESVCIHSENEEISLNGLKQAEATKKIMEWLERKGIGKSTVTYKLRDWLFSRQRYWGEPFPILHFEDGTKRVLEIDELPLTLPAVSNYKPLGDGQSPLGKVEDWINIHDNKTGKKARRETNTMPNWAGSCWYYLRFCDPHNDQQAWGQEAEKYWGPVDMYVGGVEHAVLHLLYARFWHKVLFDCGYVSFCEPFKALRNQGLMVARSYQNSLGTYVAPEEVIEREGHYFHRQSGEELKSQIDKMSKSKLNGVSPDDVIEEYGTDALRLYEMFLGPLDKEKVWSSEAVSGCRRFLVRFYEMATSDKLAYEDSEEAFKLGHRLVHGVEKDIEALQFNTAIAKMMEFINDFTKLPLYPRSVVKMATQALMPFAPHLAEEIWELLDCKEALSFAPFPQINENYLVDSHVTYIVQINGKLRARLTLPIDISQEAILEAAEKNPLVTKYLEGQTVQKIVFVPNKLLNIVIG from the coding sequence ATGAAATATGATCATAAAAAAATTGAAGCAAAATGGCAAAAATTTTGGTCTGATAATAAAACTTTTAAAGCAGAAATTGATCCCTCTAAGCCTAAGTATTATATTTTAGACATGTTTCCTTATCCTTCGGGAGCAGGTTTACATGTAGGACATCTTATAGGATACACAGCTACAGATATTTTGGCACGCTATAAAAGGCAAAAGGGCTATAATGTACTACACCCTATGGGGTGGGACAGTTTTGGATTGCCTGCAGAGCAATATGCTATACGTACTGGCACACATCCAGCCGAAACCACAAAATATAATGTGCTTAATTTTAAGCGCCAGCTTTCGCGTGTAGGTTATTCCTACGATTGGGATCGGGAAATTTCTACTAGCGATCCATCTTATTTTAAATGGACGCAATGGATTTTCACCCTTTTATATGAAAGAGGATTAGCTTACGAAGCAGAGATGATGGTGAACTATTGCCCTGCCTTAGGAACAGTGCTAGCAAATGAAGAGATTGAAAATGGCTTTAGTAAAGAAGGAGGTCATCCTGTTGAGCGCAGGCCCTTACGCCAATGGATACTAAAAATCACTGCCTATGCTGAACGCTTAATTAAAGACTTAGAATTAGTGGATTGGCCAGAAAGCTTAAAAAAATTACAAATTAATTGGATCGGAAAAAGTGAGGGGGCTTCTATACGCTTTCCGATAAAAAATAGCGATTGTTGCCTAGAAGTTTATACTACACGTCCTGAGACACTTTTTGGCGTAACTTATCTGGTTTTAGCTCCTGAGCATCCTTTGGTTTCAAAGATTACTTCAAAAACTCAGCAAGCTTGCACAGCAGAGTATCAAAAAACAGCAGCTTCTAAAACAGATTTGGAAAGAACAGATCTAAATAAGAATAAAAGTGGCGTTTTTACAGGTGCTTATGCCATTAACCCTGCCAATGGCAAAGACATTCCGGTATGGATTTCGGATTATGTTATCCCGGGGTATGGTACCGGCGCTATTATGTCTGTTCCTGCCCATGACGAGCGCGATTTTGAATTTGCTAAAAAATTTGATCTTCCACTGGTATATGTCTACAACGTTCATCCAGAAGATTCGATGGCCTATCAAGCTGTAACGGAGGAGAGCGTATGTATTCATAGTGAAAATGAGGAAATTTCCTTAAATGGCTTGAAGCAAGCTGAGGCCACAAAAAAGATCATGGAGTGGCTAGAAAGAAAAGGGATAGGTAAAAGTACGGTTACTTATAAATTGCGCGACTGGCTATTTTCGCGCCAAAGGTATTGGGGCGAACCTTTTCCTATTTTGCATTTTGAAGATGGGACAAAGCGTGTCCTGGAAATAGACGAGCTTCCTTTAACGTTGCCAGCCGTGTCTAACTATAAACCCTTAGGCGATGGCCAAAGCCCCTTAGGTAAAGTAGAAGACTGGATAAATATCCATGATAATAAAACAGGTAAAAAGGCTCGACGAGAGACAAATACAATGCCTAATTGGGCAGGATCTTGTTGGTATTATCTACGATTTTGTGATCCGCATAATGATCAACAAGCCTGGGGCCAAGAAGCAGAAAAATATTGGGGTCCTGTGGATATGTATGTAGGAGGAGTAGAGCATGCTGTCTTGCATCTTTTGTATGCTCGTTTTTGGCATAAAGTACTTTTCGATTGCGGATATGTCAGCTTTTGTGAGCCTTTTAAGGCTTTGCGCAATCAAGGTTTAATGGTAGCACGTTCCTATCAAAATAGTTTAGGAACTTATGTCGCACCTGAAGAGGTGATCGAAAGAGAAGGCCATTACTTTCATCGGCAATCAGGGGAAGAGCTTAAAAGCCAGATTGATAAGATGTCTAAATCTAAGCTTAATGGTGTCTCACCGGATGACGTGATTGAGGAATATGGTACCGATGCATTGCGATTATATGAAATGTTTTTAGGGCCCTTAGATAAAGAGAAGGTATGGAGTTCAGAAGCGGTGAGCGGTTGCCGACGTTTTCTTGTTCGTTTTTATGAAATGGCTACCTCAGATAAGCTAGCCTATGAAGATTCCGAAGAAGCTTTTAAATTAGGCCATCGCCTAGTGCATGGAGTAGAAAAGGATATTGAAGCTTTACAATTCAATACCGCTATTGCCAAAATGATGGAATTTATAAATGACTTTACAAAATTGCCTTTATATCCTCGCTCAGTCGTTAAGATGGCCACGCAAGCTTTAATGCCGTTTGCTCCTCATCTTGCAGAGGAAATTTGGGAGTTACTAGATTGTAAAGAAGCTCTATCTTTTGCCCCGTTTCCCCAAATTAATGAAAATTATTTAGTGGATTCGCATGTTACTTACATCGTTCAAATTAATGGTAAGCTTAGGGCTAGATTAACGCTACCTATTGATATATCCCAAGAAGCAATCCTTGAGGCCGCGGAAAAAAATCCTTTGGTTACTAAATATTTAGAAGGTCAAACTGTACAAAAGATTGTTTTTGTGCCTAATAAATTGTTAAACATTGTGATAGGTTGA